TCCGTCTGTGGCTGAACGGGAAGAAATCTGCCATGGTGAAATGGAGTCGACCGGGGCGGTCTTTATTCATCCCTCAAACGATCCAGGGGTCATTGCCGGGCAGGGGACTGCGGTTCTGGAATTGCTGACCAGTCAACCCTCCATCCGTACAGTACTGGTTCCTGTGGGAGGAGGAGGATTACTGGCGGGAACGATTCTGGGAATTCAGGCTTCCGGGTCGGAAACGGTGGTGGTGGCTGCCGAACCGGCACGCGCCGCCGATGCCTACCAGTCCCTGAAAACCGGACAGTTGGTTCCGGTCCAGGCACCCGATACCATTGCCGATGGGTTGCGGTCCCAGTTGGGGGATGTGAATTTTCCCATCATCCGTCAGGGAGTCGGACGGATAGTTCTGATTGAGGAAGACGAGATCAGGCAGGCATTGTCCTTTTGTGTGAATGAACTCCGTTTACTGGCCGAGCCATCCTCGGTGGTGCCACTGGCGGCTCTGCTAACCGGAAAAGTGGAAAGGGAGGAGGGCCCAGTGGGAATTATTCTCACTGGTGGCAATCATGCTCTGAAAGATCTTTTGGCCCTGATTTCCTGATCAGGGAACGACCCAGGTCCCCTGAAACCGGGAATCGGACCAGAGCCACTGTGCACGGAGGTGGCCATCCACTGACAGTTTCAGCCAATCAATTTCGGT
The nucleotide sequence above comes from Bacteroidota bacterium. Encoded proteins:
- a CDS encoding threonine/serine dehydratase, whose protein sequence is MTHDLVRQAAERLKPFLDPTPVLRSDSLTRRLGSPVFIKCELFQPSGSFKIRGALNAVLSLSPEEASRGVITHSSGNHGTALAVAAASRGLPCTVVMPQASPQRKINAVREAGARVVFSGPSVAEREEICHGEMESTGAVFIHPSNDPGVIAGQGTAVLELLTSQPSIRTVLVPVGGGGLLAGTILGIQASGSETVVVAAEPARAADAYQSLKTGQLVPVQAPDTIADGLRSQLGDVNFPIIRQGVGRIVLIEEDEIRQALSFCVNELRLLAEPSSVVPLAALLTGKVEREEGPVGIILTGGNHALKDLLALIS